In one Pseudoliparis swirei isolate HS2019 ecotype Mariana Trench chromosome 23, NWPU_hadal_v1, whole genome shotgun sequence genomic region, the following are encoded:
- the LOC130188122 gene encoding serine/threonine-protein kinase N1-like isoform X1, protein MASEDALEGLQEGLQEGLPGDSHTEQSDTESSSDPGGLPVLQQLGLDQNSDFSDSSVQQCLDEHRERIRREIRKELKIKEGAENLRRATTDKRNAQQVDSQLRSSKRKLESLLDQLQELEAHIVVKGTDDNKDAPRSPGSLHRPTASQQRIAALERQLNIELKVKQGAEKMIPIYANGGTKDKKLLQMAQQMLQDSKTKIDIIRMQVRKAMQATEQSEDGQNKPDMCGMELRVEELWHHYRVEHAMSEGAKNMLRLLGAGKVQDKKAMAEAQCGLSESSQRLDLLRCSLEQRLQELPEDHPKACLIKEQLVLTTSSAFSSRHSTPYIHNQYSTMSKPSPLTGTLQLHLLGCVGLLEVVPGRSRGSPLVLPSYSLGDGRSSFKLSGLYNRSSSSMSLKIPGKNEELSSEVSAVLKLENTVVGQTVWKAVGEQTWDQTFIVELERSREMEISVYWRDYRSLCALKYLKLEEFLDNQRHRVQLELEPQGLLLAEVIFFNPVIERGRRLQRQKKVFSKQHGKAFLRARQMNVDIATWVRLLRNAIPSGSNTPAYTPSFTGSTLTQGTGEISMEKLNLASDSSPRAEIQRDAVDAAPSEQTPAAVEPPSTPGVPVHEPATRSLSHNSLSRRSRGPLGLQDFKLVAVLGRGHFGKVLLSEYKRAGSLYAIKALKKGDILARDEVESLMCEKRIFETVTGSRHPFLVNLFACFQTPEHVCFVMEYTAGGDLMMHIHADVFAEPRAVFYSACVVLGLQFLHDHKIVYRDLKLDNLLLDMQGYVKIADFGLCKEGMGFGDRTSTFCGTPEFLAPEVLTDTSYTRAVDWWGLGVLVYEMMVGESPFPGDDEEEVFDSIVNDEVRYPRFLSTEAIGVMRRLLRRNPERRLGSGEKDAEDVKKQPFFRGIDWEGLLQRKLLPPFVPTIGGKEDVSNFDVEFTAEAPALTPPRERRTLSPAEQDQFKDFDFVSDLC, encoded by the exons ATGGCCAGTGAGGACGCACTGGAGGGCCTACAGGAGGGCCTACAGGAGGGCCTACCGGGGGACTCCCACACAGAGCAGAGTGACACAGAGTCTTCG agcgaTCCAGGCGGGCTGCCGGTGCTCCAGCAGCTCGGCCTGGACCAGAACTCTGACTTCTCGGACTCCAGCGTGCAGCAGTGCCTGGACGAGCACCGCGAGCGGATCCGCAGGGAGATCCGCAAGGAGCTGAAGATCAAGGAGGGCGCTGAGAACCTGCGCAGGGCCACCACAGACAAGAGGAATGCCCAGCAGGTGGACTCGCAGCTCCGCAGCTCCAAGCGCAAGCTGGAGTCGCTCCTGGATCAGCTGCAGGAGCTGGAAGCGCACATCGTGGTCAAGGGCACCGATGACAACAAAG aTGCCCCCAGGTCGCCGGGGTCGCTCCACCGGCCGACGGCCAGCCAGCAGCGCATCGCCGCGTTGGAGCGGCAGCTGAACATCGAGCTGAAGGTCAAGCAAGGAGCCGAGAAAATGATTCCCATCTATGCCAATGGAGGTACCAAG GACAAGAAGCTGCTCCAGATGGCTCAGCAGATGCTGCAGGACAGCAAGACGAAGATCGACATCATCCGCATGCAGGTCCGAAAGGCCATGCAGGCCACGGAGCAATCTGAGGACGGCCAAA ATAAGCCGGACATGTGCGGGATGGAGCTGCGCGTGGAGGAGCTGTGGCATCACTACCGCGTGGAGCACGCCATGTCCGAGGGCGCCAAGAACATGCTGCGACTGCTGGGGGCGGGAAAGGTCCAGGACAAGAAGGCCATGGCGGAG GCCCAGTGTGGGCTCAGCGAGTCGTCCCAGCGCCTGGACCTGCTCCGCTGCTCCCTGGAGCAGAGGCTGCAGGAGCTCCCCGAGGACCACCCCAAGGCCTGCCTCATCAAGGAGCAGCTGGTGCTCACCACCTCCTCGGCCTTCAGCTCCCGCCACAGCACGCCCTACATCCACAACCAGTACAGTACCATGAGCAAACCGTCCCCGCTCACCG gTACGCTCCAGCTGCACCTTCTGGGCTGCGTGGGGCTGCTGGAGGTGGTGCCCGGGCGGAGCAGAGGGAGCCCGCTGGTCCTCCCCTCTTACTCCCTGGGAGACGGACGCTCCTCCTTCAAGCTGAGCGGCCTCTAcaaccgcagcagcagcagcatgagcCTGAAGATCCCCGGCAAGAACGAGGAGCTCTCCT cggAGGTGAGCGCCGTGCTGAAGCTGGAGAACACAGTGGTGGGTCAGACTGTGTGGAAGGCGGTGGGCGAGCAGACCTGGGACCAGACGTTCATTGTGGAGCTGGAGAGA TCCCGGGAGATGGAGATCTCGGTGTACTGGAGAGACTACCGCTCCCTGTGCGCTCTGAAGTACCTGAAGCTGGAGGAGTTCCTGGACAACCAGAGGCACCGAGTCCAGCTGGAACTGGAGCCGCAGGGGCTGCTGCTGGCTGAg GTGATCTTCTTCAACCCGGTGATCGAGAGAGGCCGGAGGCTCCAGAGGCAGAAGAAGGTCTTCTCCAAGCAGCACG GTAAAGCCTTCCTGCGCGCTCGCCAGATGAACGTGGACATCGCCACCTGGGTCCGCCTCCTGAGGAACGCCATCCCCAGTGGGAGCAACACGCCTGCCTACACTCCCAGTTTCACGGGCAGCACGCTCACACAGGGCACTGG agagaTCTCCATGGAgaagctgaacctggccagcgACTCTTCACCCAGAGCTGAAATCCAGAGAGACGCAGTGGACGCCGCTCCCTCG GAACAGACGCCGGCGGCCGTTGAGCCCCCGTCCACGCCGGGTGTCCCAGTTCACGAGCCGGCGACCAGATCGCTGTCCCACAACTCTTTGAGCAG ACGCAGCAGAGGGCCTCTGGGCCTCCAGGACTTCAAGCTGGTCGCGGTGCTCGGCCGGGGCCATTTTGGGAAG GTGTTGCTGTCGGAGTACAAACGGGCCGGCAGCCTGTACGCCATCAAAGCCCTGAAGAAGGGCGACATCTTGGCGAGGGACGAAGTGGAAAG CCTGATGTGCGAGAAGCGGATCTTTGAGACGGTCACCGGCTCGCGCCACCCCTTCCTGGTCAACCTGTTCGCCTGCTTCCAGACGCCGGAGCACGTGTGCTTCGTCATGGAGTACACAGCGGGAGGCGACCTCATGATGCACATTCACGCCGACGTCTTCGCTGAGCCCCGCGCTGT GTTCTACTCTGCTTGTGTGGTCTTGGGTCTGCAGTTCCTTCACGACCATAAGATTGTGTATCG GGATCTAAAATTGGACAACCTGCTGCTGGATATGCAGGGTTATGTGAAGATAGCCGACTTTGGTCTCTGTAAAGAAG gcATGGGATTTGGGGACAGGACCAGCACGTTCTGTGGGACTCCTGAGTTTCTGGCCCCGGAGGTGCTGACGGACACGTCGTACACCAGAGCCGTGGACTGGTGGGGGCTCGGGGTGCTCGTCTACGAGATGATGGTCGGCGAG TCTCCGTTCCCGGgcgacgatgaggaggaggtctTCGACAGCATAGTGAACGACGAAGTGCGCTACCCTCGCTTCCTCTCCACCGAGGCCATCGGCGTCATGAGACGG TTGCTCAGGAGGAATCCAGAGCGCCGTCTGGGCTCTGGAGAGAAGGACGCCGAAGATGTGAAGAAGCAACCATTCTTCAGG GGTATCGACTGGGAGGGTCTCCTCCAGCGGAAGCTCCTGCCCCCGTTCGTCCCGACCATCggagggaaagaggacgtcAGCAACTTCGACGTGGAGTTCACGGCCGAGGCTCCGGCCCTCACGCCGCCCCGCGAGCGCCGCACGCTCTCCCCCGCCGAACAGGACCAATTCAAGGATTTTGACTTTGTCTCCGACCTCTGCTAG
- the LOC130188122 gene encoding serine/threonine-protein kinase N1-like isoform X2 — MANNNELQSDPGGLPVLQQLGLDQNSDFSDSSVQQCLDEHRERIRREIRKELKIKEGAENLRRATTDKRNAQQVDSQLRSSKRKLESLLDQLQELEAHIVVKGTDDNKDAPRSPGSLHRPTASQQRIAALERQLNIELKVKQGAEKMIPIYANGGTKDKKLLQMAQQMLQDSKTKIDIIRMQVRKAMQATEQSEDGQNKPDMCGMELRVEELWHHYRVEHAMSEGAKNMLRLLGAGKVQDKKAMAEAQCGLSESSQRLDLLRCSLEQRLQELPEDHPKACLIKEQLVLTTSSAFSSRHSTPYIHNQYSTMSKPSPLTGTLQLHLLGCVGLLEVVPGRSRGSPLVLPSYSLGDGRSSFKLSGLYNRSSSSMSLKIPGKNEELSSEVSAVLKLENTVVGQTVWKAVGEQTWDQTFIVELERSREMEISVYWRDYRSLCALKYLKLEEFLDNQRHRVQLELEPQGLLLAEVIFFNPVIERGRRLQRQKKVFSKQHGKAFLRARQMNVDIATWVRLLRNAIPSGSNTPAYTPSFTGSTLTQGTGEISMEKLNLASDSSPRAEIQRDAVDAAPSEQTPAAVEPPSTPGVPVHEPATRSLSHNSLSRRSRGPLGLQDFKLVAVLGRGHFGKVLLSEYKRAGSLYAIKALKKGDILARDEVESLMCEKRIFETVTGSRHPFLVNLFACFQTPEHVCFVMEYTAGGDLMMHIHADVFAEPRAVFYSACVVLGLQFLHDHKIVYRDLKLDNLLLDMQGYVKIADFGLCKEGMGFGDRTSTFCGTPEFLAPEVLTDTSYTRAVDWWGLGVLVYEMMVGESPFPGDDEEEVFDSIVNDEVRYPRFLSTEAIGVMRRLLRRNPERRLGSGEKDAEDVKKQPFFRGIDWEGLLQRKLLPPFVPTIGGKEDVSNFDVEFTAEAPALTPPRERRTLSPAEQDQFKDFDFVSDLC; from the exons ATGGCCAATAACAACGAGCTACAA agcgaTCCAGGCGGGCTGCCGGTGCTCCAGCAGCTCGGCCTGGACCAGAACTCTGACTTCTCGGACTCCAGCGTGCAGCAGTGCCTGGACGAGCACCGCGAGCGGATCCGCAGGGAGATCCGCAAGGAGCTGAAGATCAAGGAGGGCGCTGAGAACCTGCGCAGGGCCACCACAGACAAGAGGAATGCCCAGCAGGTGGACTCGCAGCTCCGCAGCTCCAAGCGCAAGCTGGAGTCGCTCCTGGATCAGCTGCAGGAGCTGGAAGCGCACATCGTGGTCAAGGGCACCGATGACAACAAAG aTGCCCCCAGGTCGCCGGGGTCGCTCCACCGGCCGACGGCCAGCCAGCAGCGCATCGCCGCGTTGGAGCGGCAGCTGAACATCGAGCTGAAGGTCAAGCAAGGAGCCGAGAAAATGATTCCCATCTATGCCAATGGAGGTACCAAG GACAAGAAGCTGCTCCAGATGGCTCAGCAGATGCTGCAGGACAGCAAGACGAAGATCGACATCATCCGCATGCAGGTCCGAAAGGCCATGCAGGCCACGGAGCAATCTGAGGACGGCCAAA ATAAGCCGGACATGTGCGGGATGGAGCTGCGCGTGGAGGAGCTGTGGCATCACTACCGCGTGGAGCACGCCATGTCCGAGGGCGCCAAGAACATGCTGCGACTGCTGGGGGCGGGAAAGGTCCAGGACAAGAAGGCCATGGCGGAG GCCCAGTGTGGGCTCAGCGAGTCGTCCCAGCGCCTGGACCTGCTCCGCTGCTCCCTGGAGCAGAGGCTGCAGGAGCTCCCCGAGGACCACCCCAAGGCCTGCCTCATCAAGGAGCAGCTGGTGCTCACCACCTCCTCGGCCTTCAGCTCCCGCCACAGCACGCCCTACATCCACAACCAGTACAGTACCATGAGCAAACCGTCCCCGCTCACCG gTACGCTCCAGCTGCACCTTCTGGGCTGCGTGGGGCTGCTGGAGGTGGTGCCCGGGCGGAGCAGAGGGAGCCCGCTGGTCCTCCCCTCTTACTCCCTGGGAGACGGACGCTCCTCCTTCAAGCTGAGCGGCCTCTAcaaccgcagcagcagcagcatgagcCTGAAGATCCCCGGCAAGAACGAGGAGCTCTCCT cggAGGTGAGCGCCGTGCTGAAGCTGGAGAACACAGTGGTGGGTCAGACTGTGTGGAAGGCGGTGGGCGAGCAGACCTGGGACCAGACGTTCATTGTGGAGCTGGAGAGA TCCCGGGAGATGGAGATCTCGGTGTACTGGAGAGACTACCGCTCCCTGTGCGCTCTGAAGTACCTGAAGCTGGAGGAGTTCCTGGACAACCAGAGGCACCGAGTCCAGCTGGAACTGGAGCCGCAGGGGCTGCTGCTGGCTGAg GTGATCTTCTTCAACCCGGTGATCGAGAGAGGCCGGAGGCTCCAGAGGCAGAAGAAGGTCTTCTCCAAGCAGCACG GTAAAGCCTTCCTGCGCGCTCGCCAGATGAACGTGGACATCGCCACCTGGGTCCGCCTCCTGAGGAACGCCATCCCCAGTGGGAGCAACACGCCTGCCTACACTCCCAGTTTCACGGGCAGCACGCTCACACAGGGCACTGG agagaTCTCCATGGAgaagctgaacctggccagcgACTCTTCACCCAGAGCTGAAATCCAGAGAGACGCAGTGGACGCCGCTCCCTCG GAACAGACGCCGGCGGCCGTTGAGCCCCCGTCCACGCCGGGTGTCCCAGTTCACGAGCCGGCGACCAGATCGCTGTCCCACAACTCTTTGAGCAG ACGCAGCAGAGGGCCTCTGGGCCTCCAGGACTTCAAGCTGGTCGCGGTGCTCGGCCGGGGCCATTTTGGGAAG GTGTTGCTGTCGGAGTACAAACGGGCCGGCAGCCTGTACGCCATCAAAGCCCTGAAGAAGGGCGACATCTTGGCGAGGGACGAAGTGGAAAG CCTGATGTGCGAGAAGCGGATCTTTGAGACGGTCACCGGCTCGCGCCACCCCTTCCTGGTCAACCTGTTCGCCTGCTTCCAGACGCCGGAGCACGTGTGCTTCGTCATGGAGTACACAGCGGGAGGCGACCTCATGATGCACATTCACGCCGACGTCTTCGCTGAGCCCCGCGCTGT GTTCTACTCTGCTTGTGTGGTCTTGGGTCTGCAGTTCCTTCACGACCATAAGATTGTGTATCG GGATCTAAAATTGGACAACCTGCTGCTGGATATGCAGGGTTATGTGAAGATAGCCGACTTTGGTCTCTGTAAAGAAG gcATGGGATTTGGGGACAGGACCAGCACGTTCTGTGGGACTCCTGAGTTTCTGGCCCCGGAGGTGCTGACGGACACGTCGTACACCAGAGCCGTGGACTGGTGGGGGCTCGGGGTGCTCGTCTACGAGATGATGGTCGGCGAG TCTCCGTTCCCGGgcgacgatgaggaggaggtctTCGACAGCATAGTGAACGACGAAGTGCGCTACCCTCGCTTCCTCTCCACCGAGGCCATCGGCGTCATGAGACGG TTGCTCAGGAGGAATCCAGAGCGCCGTCTGGGCTCTGGAGAGAAGGACGCCGAAGATGTGAAGAAGCAACCATTCTTCAGG GGTATCGACTGGGAGGGTCTCCTCCAGCGGAAGCTCCTGCCCCCGTTCGTCCCGACCATCggagggaaagaggacgtcAGCAACTTCGACGTGGAGTTCACGGCCGAGGCTCCGGCCCTCACGCCGCCCCGCGAGCGCCGCACGCTCTCCCCCGCCGAACAGGACCAATTCAAGGATTTTGACTTTGTCTCCGACCTCTGCTAG